The following are encoded in a window of Clostridium thermarum genomic DNA:
- a CDS encoding ABC transporter ATP-binding protein, with amino-acid sequence MSSKETFIQVRNLKKYFNVGHGATLKAVDDVSFDIKKGETLGLVGESGCGKTTCGRTVVGLYDATDGEVLFDGVNIHKLDRKGKKEFARKAQIIFQDPYASLNPRMTVGDIIGEGIDIHGLYTGQERMEKIYHLLSLVGLNKEHASRFPHEFSGGQRQRIGIARALAIEPQFIMCDEPISALDVSIQAQVVNLLIKLQKELGLTYLFIAHDLSMVKHISDRVGVMYLGKMVELATSKQLYENPLHPYTQALLSAIPVPDPEEGKKRQRIMLEGDIPSPINPKPGCRFAGRCRYAKPECFEQTPETKEVQQGHFVACHLYK; translated from the coding sequence ATGAGTTCAAAAGAAACTTTTATACAAGTTAGAAATTTAAAGAAGTATTTTAATGTTGGACACGGAGCTACTCTGAAGGCGGTGGATGATGTAAGCTTTGACATAAAAAAGGGTGAAACCCTGGGTTTAGTTGGAGAATCCGGCTGCGGAAAAACTACCTGTGGCAGAACTGTAGTTGGCTTATACGATGCTACAGATGGGGAAGTACTATTTGACGGTGTAAATATACACAAGTTAGATAGAAAGGGAAAGAAGGAATTTGCCAGAAAAGCGCAAATTATTTTCCAAGATCCATATGCTTCATTAAATCCTAGAATGACGGTTGGTGACATTATCGGTGAAGGTATCGATATTCATGGCTTGTACACTGGACAGGAAAGAATGGAAAAAATATATCACCTTTTGAGTTTGGTTGGATTAAATAAAGAACATGCGTCCAGATTTCCACATGAGTTTTCCGGAGGTCAGAGACAGAGAATAGGTATAGCAAGAGCTCTTGCTATTGAACCTCAATTTATTATGTGCGACGAACCTATTTCTGCACTAGACGTTTCTATACAAGCACAGGTTGTAAACTTATTAATTAAGCTTCAGAAGGAATTAGGCTTAACTTACTTGTTTATAGCTCATGACCTTTCCATGGTTAAGCATATTTCTGACAGAGTTGGTGTAATGTATTTAGGCAAAATGGTGGAATTAGCTACTTCTAAGCAGTTATATGAAAATCCCCTGCACCCATATACTCAGGCTTTATTATCTGCAATACCAGTTCCTGATCCGGAGGAAGGTAAGAAAAGACAAAGAATAATGCTTGAAGGGGATATACCAAGCCCAATTAACCCAAAACCGGGCTGCAGGTTTGCCGGAAGATGCAGATATGCTAAGCCAGAGTGCTTTGAGCAAACACCTGAAACAAAAGAAGTACAGCAAGGACATTTTGTGGCTTGCCATTTGTATAAATAG
- the dapB gene encoding 4-hydroxy-tetrahydrodipicolinate reductase has translation MIKIILNGCNGRMGKAISELAKSNDTVKIVAGIDKFLTETNSYFPTYDDINKYQGECDVVLDFSSPKSLPSLSLYCLEKKLPLVLCTTGYSEDEYKAIKELSTKIPVFNSGNMSLGINILSSILKKISPLLFKGFDIEIIEKHHNQKVDSPSGTALMLANAIKSSLEDEVEYVHGRKGLKKREKNEIGIHAVRGGSIVGEHEVIFAGIGETIVLKHTALSRDVFASGALRACEFMCGKAPGLYNMDDVIQG, from the coding sequence ATGATAAAAATAATTCTTAATGGCTGTAATGGCAGAATGGGTAAAGCTATATCCGAGCTTGCTAAGAGCAATGACACAGTTAAAATTGTTGCAGGGATCGATAAATTCCTTACAGAAACAAATTCCTATTTTCCTACTTATGATGATATAAACAAGTACCAGGGAGAATGTGATGTAGTTTTAGACTTTTCAAGTCCAAAATCCTTGCCGTCACTTTCTCTATACTGCCTTGAAAAAAAGCTTCCCCTTGTACTTTGCACTACCGGGTATAGTGAAGATGAATATAAGGCCATCAAAGAACTAAGTACTAAGATACCTGTATTCAACTCCGGAAATATGTCTTTGGGGATAAATATTTTGAGCTCCATATTAAAGAAAATTTCTCCATTACTTTTTAAAGGCTTCGATATTGAAATCATTGAAAAGCACCATAATCAAAAGGTTGACTCCCCCAGCGGCACTGCATTGATGTTAGCCAACGCTATTAAGAGTTCCCTTGAAGATGAGGTAGAATATGTTCACGGTAGAAAAGGACTAAAAAAGAGAGAAAAAAATGAGATTGGTATTCACGCTGTGAGAGGTGGTTCAATAGTTGGAGAACATGAGGTCATATTTGCTGGTATAGGTGAGACCATAGTGCTAAAGCATACAGCTCTGTCAAGAGACGTGTTTGCCTCCGGTGCACTGAGAGCCTGCGAGTTTATGTGTGGAAAAGCACCTGGGCTTTACAATATGGATGATGTCATACAAGGATAA
- the dapA gene encoding 4-hydroxy-tetrahydrodipicolinate synthase, with protein sequence MSIFKGSGVAIVTPFDETGVNLDKLKELIEDQIKAGTDAIIICGTTGEASTMTEAEKKEAIKFTVEVVNKRVPVIAGTGTNNTSVSVKMSVWAESMGVDGLLVITPYYNRTTQKGLVAHFGEIATSVKIPLILYNVPSRTGMNLLPQTIEELTKYDNIVAVKEASGDIGQVAKIKALCGDRIAIYSGNDDQIIPILALGGSGVISVAANIIPKKMHELCHEFFKGNFNKSLELQLKYLSLINALFIENNPIPVKTAMNLMGMNVGKLRLPLCDMSESNLNILKGELKKHGLI encoded by the coding sequence ATGAGTATTTTTAAGGGCAGCGGCGTAGCCATTGTTACTCCGTTTGATGAAACTGGTGTGAATCTGGATAAACTCAAAGAACTTATAGAAGACCAAATAAAAGCCGGCACAGATGCTATAATAATTTGCGGAACCACCGGTGAAGCATCCACCATGACAGAAGCTGAAAAAAAAGAAGCTATTAAGTTTACTGTGGAGGTTGTAAATAAAAGAGTTCCAGTCATTGCAGGTACCGGAACCAACAATACCAGTGTATCGGTCAAAATGAGTGTTTGGGCTGAATCCATGGGAGTTGACGGCCTTCTTGTTATTACCCCCTATTACAACCGAACAACTCAAAAAGGTTTAGTTGCTCACTTTGGAGAAATAGCAACCAGTGTGAAAATTCCTTTGATACTATATAATGTACCTTCCAGGACAGGTATGAATCTTCTGCCTCAGACAATAGAAGAGTTGACAAAATATGATAATATTGTGGCTGTAAAAGAGGCCAGCGGGGATATTGGGCAGGTTGCAAAAATCAAAGCCCTATGTGGTGATAGGATAGCTATATATTCAGGAAATGATGATCAAATAATACCAATTTTAGCCCTGGGGGGCTCCGGAGTTATTTCTGTGGCAGCTAATATCATTCCAAAGAAAATGCATGAGCTATGCCATGAATTTTTTAAAGGTAATTTTAACAAGTCCCTGGAACTTCAGTTAAAATATCTTTCACTGATAAATGCTCTATTTATAGAAAACAATCCAATACCGGTAAAAACTGCTATGAACCTTATGGGAATGAATGTTGGTAAGCTGAGACTCCCACTTTGTGATATGAGTGAAAGCAACTTAAATATTCTTAAAGGTGAACTGAAAAAACATGGACTAATATAA
- a CDS encoding small, acid-soluble spore protein, alpha/beta type, with protein sequence MGKTPLKKVIKAKLKTNKELTEEEKLREKIKYEIAEELGLKEKVDALGWSGLTAEETGRIGGIMTKRKKKLHMPTNKEILSKYNK encoded by the coding sequence ATGGGAAAAACACCTCTTAAAAAGGTAATTAAGGCTAAGTTAAAAACAAATAAAGAGTTAACAGAAGAAGAAAAGTTAAGAGAAAAAATCAAGTATGAGATTGCAGAGGAATTAGGCTTAAAAGAAAAGGTTGATGCCCTTGGCTGGAGTGGCTTAACCGCTGAGGAAACGGGCAGGATAGGTGGCATAATGACCAAGCGAAAGAAAAAACTGCATATGCCAACAAATAAAGAAATTTTGTCAAAGTATAATAAATAG
- a CDS encoding class I SAM-dependent DNA methyltransferase — translation MAYSRFAEIYDSLINEDIDYLGWSDFIREKCLEMNIRSDDYLDLGCGTGNLSINLSRGFKRTCCVDLSEEMLIIAESKFRDKGIKAKFVNQDMRYLKLNNKFDLITCALDSTNYLTEDGDLDIFFLGVATHLKEKGLFIFDINSEYKLEKILGDNIFTYNSDEIVYLWENTLGNRIVEMYLTFFISEGKLYERFDEVHRERIYSTEEIEKALKQNGLNIVAKVDNYTNNPVKADSERITYIVVKG, via the coding sequence ATGGCATATAGTAGATTTGCAGAGATATATGATAGTTTGATCAATGAAGATATAGATTATCTCGGTTGGAGCGACTTTATAAGAGAAAAATGTCTAGAGATGAACATAAGGAGCGATGATTATCTGGACTTAGGGTGTGGTACTGGAAACTTATCCATAAATTTATCCCGAGGTTTTAAGAGAACTTGTTGCGTAGACCTCTCAGAGGAAATGCTCATCATAGCAGAAAGTAAATTTAGAGATAAGGGAATTAAGGCCAAATTTGTAAATCAAGATATGAGGTATTTAAAATTAAATAATAAATTTGATCTTATCACCTGTGCTTTAGATTCTACAAATTATTTAACGGAAGACGGAGATTTGGATATTTTTTTCTTAGGGGTAGCCACTCATCTAAAGGAAAAGGGTTTGTTCATATTCGATATCAACAGTGAATATAAACTAGAAAAAATATTAGGTGATAATATTTTTACATATAATAGCGATGAAATAGTTTATCTTTGGGAAAATACTCTAGGTAACCGCATAGTTGAAATGTATCTTACCTTTTTCATAAGTGAAGGCAAGCTATATGAAAGATTTGACGAGGTTCACAGAGAGAGAATTTACAGTACAGAAGAGATAGAAAAGGCTTTAAAGCAAAACGGATTAAATATTGTTGCCAAGGTGGACAACTATACAAATAATCCTGTTAAAGCTGATTCGGAAAGAATAACATATATTGTAGTAAAAGGATAA
- the hslO gene encoding Hsp33 family molecular chaperone HslO — protein MKDTLIIGTAAEGAVRFVAASTRNLVNEAVKIHQCRPTAAAALGRMLTAGVMMGSMLKNEQDVLTLQIKGGGPAGLVIVTAYADGRVKGYIGNPAVDLPQNDKGKLDVGGAIGTDGMLTVIRDIGLREPYVGQIPIVTGEIGDDLTNYFAKSEQTPSAVGVGVLVASDLSIKASGGFIIQMMPGANELVADLISYRLEEMKSITELLDSGKDIETIMKDLFEDMSIKIMEYREPFYKCDCSREKVEKALISIGKADLSEIYEEGKSEEIQCHFCNTSYHFSNDEIGDLLNKI, from the coding sequence ATGAAGGATACTTTGATAATAGGAACAGCGGCTGAGGGAGCTGTACGCTTTGTTGCCGCCAGCACAAGGAATTTGGTAAATGAAGCTGTTAAAATTCATCAGTGTCGTCCTACAGCTGCAGCTGCCTTAGGAAGAATGCTTACCGCTGGAGTAATGATGGGTTCAATGTTAAAAAATGAGCAGGACGTACTTACCCTGCAAATTAAAGGTGGTGGACCAGCAGGTTTGGTAATTGTTACTGCATATGCTGATGGAAGAGTTAAGGGGTACATTGGAAATCCTGCAGTGGATTTGCCACAAAATGATAAGGGTAAACTGGATGTAGGTGGTGCTATAGGTACTGATGGAATGCTGACAGTTATCAGGGATATTGGACTTAGGGAGCCATATGTAGGACAGATACCAATTGTAACTGGCGAAATAGGTGACGATTTGACTAATTATTTTGCAAAGTCTGAGCAAACTCCGTCAGCTGTAGGTGTAGGCGTACTAGTAGCCAGTGATTTATCTATAAAGGCTTCTGGCGGATTTATAATCCAAATGATGCCCGGTGCCAATGAGCTGGTTGCAGATTTGATTTCTTACAGATTGGAAGAGATGAAATCTATAACAGAGCTTTTAGATAGCGGAAAAGATATAGAAACCATTATGAAGGATCTTTTTGAAGATATGTCCATAAAAATTATGGAATATAGAGAACCTTTTTATAAGTGTGACTGCAGCCGTGAAAAGGTTGAAAAGGCCTTGATCAGTATTGGAAAAGCTGATTTGTCAGAGATCTATGAGGAAGGAAAGTCTGAAGAGATTCAGTGCCATTTTTGTAATACTTCATATCATTTCAGCAATGATGAAATTGGTGATTTGCTCAATAAAATTTAA
- a CDS encoding DUF6873 family GME fold protein has translation MNCCIVDCRISESESLALSKLGLTALLCPRHSNLYAAISSHPDIQIFVHNKKHLIVQKKLDPLFINQFLELGIEVTLSEAELTSEYPHDIILNCFRLGDLFVHNLKYTDNKILEALDSTTKKIHVKQGYTKCSTAIVNEGAVITNDIGIAKALTTEKIDVLYLPHGDIVLEEMNYGFIGGCCGLLDEKNIAFFGSLDKYIYGKEIKDFLRKHKVEYHYLMDEKLTDRGSLLMIY, from the coding sequence ATGAACTGCTGTATTGTAGACTGCAGAATCTCTGAAAGTGAAAGCCTGGCTTTGTCCAAATTAGGTCTTACAGCCTTATTGTGCCCTAGACACAGTAATTTGTATGCCGCTATTAGCAGCCATCCGGATATTCAAATTTTTGTTCACAACAAGAAGCACTTGATAGTTCAAAAAAAATTAGATCCGCTTTTTATAAACCAATTCCTTGAACTTGGTATTGAAGTAACACTTTCAGAGGCAGAATTAACCTCTGAGTATCCTCATGATATAATATTAAACTGTTTTCGATTAGGTGACTTATTCGTACACAATTTAAAATATACCGATAACAAAATATTGGAGGCCTTGGACAGCACCACAAAAAAAATTCATGTAAAGCAAGGCTATACTAAATGTTCTACCGCCATTGTCAACGAAGGCGCTGTTATCACCAACGACATTGGCATTGCCAAAGCTTTAACCACAGAAAAAATAGATGTATTATACTTGCCTCATGGAGATATAGTGTTGGAAGAGATGAACTACGGCTTTATAGGCGGCTGCTGCGGTCTATTGGATGAGAAAAACATAGCCTTCTTCGGCAGCTTGGATAAATACATTTACGGTAAGGAAATCAAAGACTTTTTAAGAAAACATAAAGTGGAATATCATTACCTAATGGATGAGAAACTGACAGATAGAGGCAGCTTGTTGATGATTTATTAA
- the ytxC gene encoding putative sporulation protein YtxC, with protein sequence MLLLTVVYEGERDIIGELNEIKKHFKEKNIILGISESIINNTQFIKVFCSEEEYNEKIVSMFNFYMANILYKIAIYEFYDKEMLNFLNDTYFFLKPDELRDVEILSMKVLKGEELIIDDSGIYYMNRKNNIIDKIIACIEENNEININGFITFRMKELREDIEAIVDKVVERYMVDKEYSEFIKLLKYFVEIQDSKLDTVNIIIDSKGKYQIRDENGKEFLKEFLNELSTEKISENNIEDLIISGLITNSPRKINIHGAKYCTNKEVLDTINNVFTDRVTMCNECELCKSVAQNIQV encoded by the coding sequence ATGTTGCTTTTGACAGTAGTCTATGAAGGTGAAAGGGATATAATCGGTGAGCTTAATGAGATAAAGAAACACTTCAAAGAAAAAAATATTATCTTAGGAATCTCCGAAAGCATTATCAATAATACGCAGTTTATCAAAGTGTTTTGCAGTGAAGAAGAGTATAATGAAAAAATTGTTAGTATGTTTAATTTTTATATGGCTAATATCTTATACAAGATTGCCATATATGAATTTTATGATAAAGAGATGCTGAACTTTTTAAATGACACCTATTTCTTTCTTAAACCGGATGAGCTCAGAGATGTTGAAATATTAAGCATGAAGGTTCTAAAAGGTGAAGAGCTTATTATAGATGACAGCGGAATATATTACATGAACAGGAAAAACAATATCATAGACAAGATCATTGCTTGCATAGAGGAAAATAATGAAATAAACATCAACGGTTTTATAACCTTTAGGATGAAGGAACTTCGGGAGGATATAGAGGCTATCGTTGATAAAGTAGTAGAAAGATATATGGTAGATAAGGAATACAGTGAATTCATAAAGCTTTTAAAATATTTTGTTGAAATACAGGATAGTAAGCTGGATACGGTGAATATAATTATAGACTCTAAGGGAAAGTACCAGATAAGAGATGAAAATGGAAAGGAATTTTTAAAAGAATTTTTAAATGAGCTATCTACTGAAAAAATTAGTGAAAATAATATAGAAGATCTTATTATCAGCGGCCTAATAACAAATTCTCCAAGGAAAATAAATATACATGGGGCTAAGTACTGTACAAATAAAGAGGTATTGGATACAATCAATAATGTGTTTACGGATAGAGTTACCATGTGTAATGAATGTGAATTATGTAAATCAGTTGCTCAAAATATTCAAGTTTGA
- the infC gene encoding translation initiation factor IF-3: MTIISKNYLINDEIREKEIRVIGEDGSMLGVMSSKDALNIAEEKELDLVMISPAANPPVCKIMDFGKFIYEQSKKDKEAKKKQKVISIKEVRLSPTIEEHDISIKANNARKFLLDEDKVKVTVRFRGREADYSHLGKRILDSFVDRLQDVCIIEKAAKLEGKNMIVILAPKKS; the protein is encoded by the coding sequence GTGACGATTATTAGTAAAAATTATCTTATAAACGACGAAATAAGAGAAAAAGAGATAAGAGTAATTGGTGAAGACGGATCTATGTTGGGAGTAATGTCCAGTAAAGATGCTCTAAACATAGCAGAAGAAAAAGAACTAGATTTAGTTATGATTTCTCCAGCAGCCAATCCGCCAGTATGTAAGATAATGGATTTTGGTAAGTTTATCTATGAGCAATCAAAAAAGGACAAGGAAGCTAAAAAGAAACAAAAGGTTATCAGCATTAAAGAAGTAAGACTTAGTCCAACAATAGAAGAACATGACATTTCCATTAAAGCTAATAATGCAAGAAAGTTCTTGCTGGATGAGGATAAGGTAAAAGTTACAGTTAGATTCAGGGGAAGAGAAGCTGATTACTCACATTTAGGCAAAAGGATATTAGATAGTTTTGTTGATAGACTTCAGGATGTTTGTATAATAGAAAAGGCCGCTAAGCTTGAAGGAAAAAATATGATAGTAATACTGGCTCCAAAAAAGAGCTAA
- the rpmI gene encoding 50S ribosomal protein L35, with the protein MPKMKTHRGAAKRFKKTGSGKLKRAKAFKSHILTKKSSKRKRNLRKTAYVSAAQEKVMKKLLPYL; encoded by the coding sequence ATGCCAAAAATGAAAACTCATAGAGGTGCAGCAAAGAGATTTAAGAAGACTGGTTCAGGAAAATTAAAGAGAGCTAAAGCTTTCAAGAGCCATATCTTGACAAAGAAGAGTTCTAAGAGAAAGAGAAATCTTAGAAAGACTGCATATGTATCTGCAGCACAAGAAAAAGTAATGAAGAAATTATTACCATACCTGTAA
- the rplT gene encoding 50S ribosomal protein L20, with product MARVKRAMNSRKKHKKILKLAKGYYGGKSKLFKTANESVIRALRNAYVGRKLKKRDFRKLWIARINAATRINGLSYSRFMNGIKLAGIDINRKMLSEIAINDPKAFADLVQIAKNQLNA from the coding sequence ATGGCAAGAGTAAAGAGAGCAATGAATTCCCGTAAAAAACATAAGAAGATATTAAAGCTTGCAAAAGGATACTACGGTGGAAAAAGCAAGTTATTTAAGACTGCTAATGAAAGTGTAATAAGAGCATTAAGAAATGCTTATGTTGGCAGAAAGTTAAAGAAGAGAGATTTCAGAAAGCTTTGGATAGCAAGAATAAATGCTGCTACAAGAATTAATGGATTATCCTATTCAAGATTCATGAATGGTATAAAACTTGCTGGTATAGATATAAACAGAAAGATGTTATCAGAAATAGCAATCAATGATCCAAAGGCATTTGCAGATTTGGTGCAGATAGCTAAGAATCAATTAAACGCATAA
- a CDS encoding TrkH family potassium uptake protein translates to MHISIARKIKLSPVRILSIGFALLILLGAILLTFPISSADGTWTPFLDCLFTSTSATCVTGLVTLDTGSHWNYFGKTVIIFLIEIGGLGFMSFATLFALILGKKITLRERLIMQEAMNTFDLQGLVKLGKYILIFTFAVEGIGALFLSTQFIPEFGFARGIYYSIWHSVSAFCNAGFDLFGETSDKFISIVGWQRNPVVVMTLGVLIAIGGLGFSVWADIYNYKNMKSLSLHSKIVITITLFLIFGGAVIIYIIEHNNSATIGNMSLVDKFTNSLFAAVTPRTAGMNSIPTAEMMPTSRFFTMVLMFIGGSPGSTAGGIKTSTLGIIIMAIICTVKGKEDTEIYKRRISKDLVLKAFTIATIGLLVVASATMILTVTERKMGFSLEFLLYEATSAFATVGLTLGVTPFLSSLGKVLIILCMYVGRVGPLTIALSLAQNKKKSAIRYPEDKILVG, encoded by the coding sequence ATGCATATAAGCATAGCAAGAAAAATAAAATTAAGTCCTGTACGTATTTTGTCCATAGGGTTTGCTCTTCTTATTTTATTGGGGGCAATCCTTTTGACTTTTCCAATCTCTTCTGCAGATGGAACGTGGACACCCTTTCTGGACTGTTTATTTACATCAACTTCAGCTACCTGTGTTACTGGGTTAGTAACACTTGATACCGGAAGTCATTGGAACTATTTCGGTAAAACAGTTATAATATTCTTAATTGAAATAGGTGGCTTGGGATTCATGTCCTTTGCAACCTTGTTTGCTCTGATCCTGGGAAAAAAGATTACCTTGAGAGAAAGATTAATAATGCAGGAGGCTATGAATACCTTTGACCTACAAGGACTTGTAAAGCTGGGCAAGTATATTTTGATTTTTACTTTTGCTGTTGAAGGTATTGGTGCATTGTTCTTATCTACCCAGTTTATACCTGAATTTGGTTTTGCCAGAGGCATATATTATAGTATATGGCATTCCGTTTCAGCCTTCTGCAATGCAGGTTTTGATTTGTTTGGTGAAACATCGGATAAATTTATAAGTATAGTGGGTTGGCAGAGGAACCCTGTTGTTGTTATGACATTAGGTGTTTTGATAGCTATTGGAGGTCTGGGTTTTTCAGTGTGGGCAGATATATATAATTATAAAAACATGAAAAGCCTTTCCCTTCATTCTAAGATAGTTATAACTATTACATTATTTTTGATATTTGGTGGAGCAGTAATTATATATATTATAGAGCACAACAATTCTGCAACTATTGGGAACATGTCTCTAGTTGATAAGTTTACCAATTCACTTTTTGCAGCGGTTACACCAAGAACTGCCGGCATGAATTCCATACCAACAGCAGAAATGATGCCCACTTCAAGATTTTTTACCATGGTATTAATGTTCATAGGAGGTTCACCAGGGTCTACAGCCGGAGGTATAAAAACCTCTACTCTCGGTATTATAATAATGGCAATAATTTGTACTGTAAAAGGAAAAGAAGATACAGAGATATATAAAAGGAGAATATCAAAAGACCTGGTATTAAAGGCCTTTACCATTGCCACCATTGGGTTATTAGTAGTAGCCTCAGCAACTATGATTCTAACAGTTACAGAGCGGAAAATGGGGTTTTCTTTAGAGTTCCTTTTATATGAGGCAACCTCGGCCTTTGCTACTGTTGGATTAACACTGGGAGTAACGCCCTTTCTAAGCTCACTGGGAAAGGTATTAATCATATTATGTATGTATGTGGGGAGGGTTGGACCACTTACAATAGCATTGTCATTGGCACAAAATAAAAAGAAGAGTGCTATTAGGTATCCTGAGGATAAAATATTAGTTGGTTAG
- a CDS encoding potassium channel family protein, translating into MDKKQYVVIGLGRFGASVAKTLYSLGNDVLAIDSEESLVQEISDSVTHAVQMDATDESALRSLGIKNFDVAVVTIGSDIQSSAMITLLIKELGVKYLIAKAQNELHAKLLSKIGADRVILPERDMGIRVAHNLISSNILDYIELSPDYSIAEIVSPKEWSGKSLRELNARARYGINIMAIKREDGVNIAPGADDEIQDGDIILAIGGSEELSRIENMIDR; encoded by the coding sequence ATGGATAAAAAGCAATATGTTGTGATAGGACTAGGAAGATTTGGAGCATCAGTGGCAAAAACCTTATATTCATTAGGTAATGACGTGCTTGCTATAGATTCAGAGGAAAGTTTGGTACAGGAAATCTCTGATAGTGTTACCCATGCTGTTCAAATGGATGCTACCGATGAGAGTGCACTAAGAAGCTTAGGTATTAAAAATTTTGACGTTGCAGTAGTTACAATAGGCTCTGATATTCAATCCAGTGCTATGATTACTCTGCTAATAAAGGAACTTGGAGTTAAGTACCTGATTGCAAAGGCACAGAATGAGCTCCACGCAAAGCTATTAAGTAAAATTGGTGCTGATAGAGTTATCCTTCCGGAAAGAGATATGGGAATTCGTGTAGCTCACAATCTTATTTCCTCTAATATATTGGATTATATTGAACTTTCACCGGATTATAGTATAGCTGAAATAGTATCGCCTAAGGAATGGAGCGGGAAGAGTCTCAGAGAATTGAATGCAAGGGCAAGATATGGCATAAATATCATGGCAATTAAGAGAGAAGATGGCGTAAATATTGCTCCGGGAGCAGATGACGAGATTCAGGATGGTGATATTATATTAGCTATCGGTGGCTCTGAGGAACTAAGCAGAATTGAAAATATGATTGACAGGTAA
- a CDS encoding TrmH family RNA methyltransferase translates to MYLELIQSKDNQLIKEVKKLKEKRYREEQGKFFIEGCRFVEEAFKAGADVEKLLISQKHSEKYINIFQSAVKGSLHVIKDSLFNDICDTEAPQGIAAIIRKKTYNTPRENGLFVLVDKVQDPGNLGTIIRTAHAASAKGIIYTAGTVDPYNEKTLRSTMGSIFYVPIIEDKNHQIVASMKEVGYKVVASSLDAEENFFARTYGEKVIIAVGNEGKGISEEVYALADIRVKIPMPGGAESLNASVAASIMIYEVLRQNLK, encoded by the coding sequence ATGTACTTGGAACTCATACAGAGTAAGGATAATCAGCTCATTAAAGAAGTTAAAAAGTTGAAGGAAAAAAGGTATAGAGAAGAGCAGGGAAAATTTTTTATAGAGGGCTGCAGATTTGTTGAGGAAGCATTTAAAGCCGGAGCAGATGTAGAAAAGCTGCTGATTTCCCAAAAACACTCTGAAAAATATATAAATATATTTCAGAGTGCTGTGAAAGGTTCTTTACATGTAATTAAAGACAGTTTGTTTAATGATATTTGTGATACAGAAGCTCCTCAGGGTATAGCGGCAATAATCCGCAAGAAAACCTATAATACCCCTCGGGAAAATGGCCTTTTTGTCCTTGTCGACAAGGTACAGGATCCAGGGAACCTAGGGACTATAATTAGAACTGCCCATGCCGCCAGCGCTAAAGGTATAATCTATACAGCCGGTACCGTTGACCCCTATAATGAGAAGACACTTAGATCCACTATGGGGTCAATATTTTATGTTCCCATAATAGAAGATAAAAACCATCAAATAGTAGCATCTATGAAGGAAGTAGGATATAAGGTAGTGGCAAGCTCCTTAGATGCTGAAGAAAACTTTTTTGCTAGGACTTACGGAGAAAAGGTTATTATAGCTGTAGGTAATGAAGGCAAAGGCATAAGCGAAGAAGTATATGCTTTGGCTGACATCAGGGTTAAGATTCCCATGCCAGGTGGAGCAGAATCTCTTAATGCATCGGTGGCTGCATCCATAATGATCTATGAAGTATTACGACAAAATTTAAAATAA